CCGCTCCTGACGCAAAGGTAGGCGAGAGTGATACAGGTGAATTTTCGCCGGATGATATTCCTTTTTAACGGAGTTTATGAATAGTGCCCAGACCAACAAGTACCAGTAGTAGAGGCAGTAAAGAAAGAAGTCCCAGCGGAGGAAGAGGTTCCAGATGGGGTAGAGGTAGATACGCACCAAGGCGTAAGGTGTGCTTCTTCTGCGTCAACAAGAATGAGGCTATCGATTACAAGAGACCGGATAAACTGCGCAACTACATTTCCGACAGGGGGAAGATAGAGCCACGCCGTCGTACGGGAACCTGCGCCAAACATCAGCGACCTCTAACGATAGCAATCAAGAGGGCGCGGCATCTTGCCCTGTTGCCGTATACACCGGAGCACGTCCGCAAGATGCGGACCGTTAGTGTAGAAGCGTAGCGCAATCCGATAGTGTCTGCTACGGAGAATCCGCAGAAGATAAGGTAACCGTTACTGTGCCTAAAAGGACCTACCAGCCTAAAAAGATACCAAGAAAGCGAGAACACGGCTTTCTTAAGAGAATGAGCACCCGGGGTGGCCGGGCCGTTCTGAAAGCGAGGCGACTGAAGGGTCGCAAGCGACTGACCGTAGTCTGAGGGTCGAATTGTCTGACGGCGGAGTTGTCGGGGGAAGGGAGTACATTACCAGACCAAAGGAATACGCGCTGGTCTATGCCAGGGGTAATACCTGGGCCAGCGACCTGGTGGTGGTGAGAGCCCTACCCAACGGATTGCCTCTGTCCCGGTGTGGTTTCTCGGTCAGCAAGAGGGTCGGTAAGGCGGTAGTCAGAAACAGGGTCAAGCGTCGGCTCCGCGAGATATTACGCCGGACGCCACTCAGGGCCGGATGGGACATCGTGTTCATCGCCCGCCCGGCGGCGGCAGCAGCGGACTACGCCAGTATCAGGAAGGCAATCGAAATGCTCCTGACCCGGGCGCACCTTTTGGAAACCGCTGGCCTGACGGTCTAAGTTGTAGGCTAAAGTGAAAGCGCTGGCATTAGGACTAATCAGATTATATCAGTTGACGATATCGCAGGTTATGCCACCGTCTTGCCGTTTCAGCCCGACATGTTCCCAGTATACCTACGAAGCCGTCACAAAGTACGGTTTCCTGAGAGGTGTCTGGCTGGGTGTGAAGCGAATATCCCGCTGCCATCCGTTCCGCGCCGGTGGTTACGATCCTGTACCATAACGCTTTCGGTAGCTGTGTTCCTGTGCCGTTAATGGAGGTAGCATATCAGTTCCCTTCCTTCAGTGTGAGTTACTGCCCGCAGACGGTGTGTGCCGGGACGGTCTGACAAGACACCTTCCGGGCCGCCGGTCGGCAGGAGAAGGTTTTACCAGGGTAGATGGACAAGTGAAGAACGGACATAAAAGAGTACTACTGATACTGGCGCTGCTGCTTGTCGGCGTTATGACCGTATCAGGTTGCACCACTGCCGGCCGCCAGATGGCGCAGGGCTGGGCCGGAGGTGTCGTCTCCGACGGTACTATTTTTGTCGGCTCCATGGAGGGCAAACTGGTAGCCCTGGGCGTGTCCGACGGCAACCTCCGCGGCAACCCGGTCACGCTGGTGGCTCAAGCACAGTCCAGTGGCTTCGGATGCGTTCCCACCGGTTCTTCGGCGGTAGCCGTGTACGGCTCTCCCGTCGTTAACGGAGACCTGGTATATATCGGGGGCTATGACGGTAAGGTCAGGGCGTATCTCTTCGAGAGCGGTCGTTTGAGGGCCGAGCCGCGGTGGATATCCCGGCAGGGAGATATCGGCGGGAGCATTATCGGCGGTCTTATTGTCGCAGATGGACGTATATACTTCGGTGCCTCTGACGGGATAGTGTATGCCCTCGATGCCGTTGATGGTCACAAGCTATGGACCTTCGAGACCGGGAGCAAAATCTGGTCAACCCCGACCGTTGAAGGCGATACCTTGTTTATCGGCGGCTTCGACCACAAGCTCTATGCTCTGAACACTGCTGACGGCACTCAGAAATGGGTGTTCGAGACCGAAGGTACTATCGTTTCAACCCCCGTTGTTTCCGGCGGGAGGGTTTATATCGGCTCCTTTGACCGGCGGGTTTATGCCGTGGACACAACCAGCGGCGGGGAGGTCTGGCGTTTCCCTGAAACTGATGATGAAGTGGACACTCCCATTGGATGGTTCTGGGCGACGCTACTGGTGCACAATGGTGCGGTATATGCCCCGAACCTGGACGGCAAAGTCTACGTCATCGATGCCACCAGCGGTAACAGAATCAGCGACTTTGACCTCGAAGGGCCAATCAGTTCCGCACCGGTCTTGGTCAATGACCGCGTTATTGTAGCCACCACCTCCACCAACCGTGCCAAGCAGGAAGGTAAGGTCTTTGCGCTGGATACGACCAGCAGACAACAGACCATGCTACAGGACTTTGAGGAAAGCATACACGCACCACTCTTTGCTGACGGTACCACTGTCTACGTGCACACTATGGAAAACTTCCTGTATGCCATAGATACGGAGACCGGAGCGGGACGGAAGTACACGCTTTCCGCCGAGACCAGCGAGTGAGGTAGGTTTTTTTGGACGCAGGAGTAATCTGGGATACAGTCGTTCTGAGCCCGATGATAAACGTGCTCATTGTAATCTCGGACTATCTATTGAA
This window of the Dehalococcoidales bacterium genome carries:
- the rnpA gene encoding ribonuclease P protein component, which encodes MSDGGVVGGREYITRPKEYALVYARGNTWASDLVVVRALPNGLPLSRCGFSVSKRVGKAVVRNRVKRRLREILRRTPLRAGWDIVFIARPAAAAADYASIRKAIEMLLTRAHLLETAGLTV
- the yidD gene encoding membrane protein insertion efficiency factor YidD; translation: MKALALGLIRLYQLTISQVMPPSCRFSPTCSQYTYEAVTKYGFLRGVWLGVKRISRCHPFRAGGYDPVP
- a CDS encoding PQQ-binding-like beta-propeller repeat protein — protein: MKNGHKRVLLILALLLVGVMTVSGCTTAGRQMAQGWAGGVVSDGTIFVGSMEGKLVALGVSDGNLRGNPVTLVAQAQSSGFGCVPTGSSAVAVYGSPVVNGDLVYIGGYDGKVRAYLFESGRLRAEPRWISRQGDIGGSIIGGLIVADGRIYFGASDGIVYALDAVDGHKLWTFETGSKIWSTPTVEGDTLFIGGFDHKLYALNTADGTQKWVFETEGTIVSTPVVSGGRVYIGSFDRRVYAVDTTSGGEVWRFPETDDEVDTPIGWFWATLLVHNGAVYAPNLDGKVYVIDATSGNRISDFDLEGPISSAPVLVNDRVIVATTSTNRAKQEGKVFALDTTSRQQTMLQDFEESIHAPLFADGTTVYVHTMENFLYAIDTETGAGRKYTLSAETSE
- the rpmH gene encoding 50S ribosomal protein L34; amino-acid sequence: MPKRTYQPKKIPRKREHGFLKRMSTRGGRAVLKARRLKGRKRLTVV
- the rpsR gene encoding 30S ribosomal protein S18, producing the protein MCFFCVNKNEAIDYKRPDKLRNYISDRGKIEPRRRTGTCAKHQRPLTIAIKRARHLALLPYTPEHVRKMRTVSVEA